In Arachis stenosperma cultivar V10309 chromosome 1, arast.V10309.gnm1.PFL2, whole genome shotgun sequence, one DNA window encodes the following:
- the LOC130971738 gene encoding auxin efflux carrier component 2 has translation MITGKDIYDVFAAIVPLYVAMILAYGSVRWWKIFTPDQCSGINRFVAVFAVPLLSFHFISSNDPYAMNYHFIAADSLQKLVILAALFLWNTFTKHGTLDWTITLFSLSTLPNTLVMGIPLLKAMYGDFSGTLMVQIVVLQSVIWYTLMLFMFEYRGAKLLISEQFPETAGSITSFRVDSDVVSLNGRDPLQADAEIGEDGKLHVVVKRSGASSMISSFNKSHLTSMTPRASNLTGVEIYSVQSSREPTPRASSFNQTDFFAMFNASKAPSPKHGYTNGDSKGATPRTSNFEEEMMMKMHNKKRGARSMSGELFNSSYPPPNPMFSGSTSGLKKKDGGGSGTTPPNNKELHMFVWSSSASPVSEGNLRQAVHSAASTDFDKAVTPETLASKAVQELIENMSPARREAEIEEGVGKKVVEMEEGDAKKKQHMPPASVMTRLILIMVWRKLIRNPNTYSSLLGLTWSLISFRFHIEMPSIVKGSISILSDAGLGMAMFSLGLFMALQPKIIACGKSVAAFSMAVRFLTGPAVIAATSIGIGIRGVLLHVAIVQAALPQGIVPFVFAKEYNLHADILSTAVIFGMLVALPITILYYVLLGL, from the exons ATGATCACGGGTAAGGATATTTACGATGTGTTTGCAGCTATTGTGCCACTCTATGTGGCTATGATCTTAGCATATGGTTCTGTTCGGTGGTGGAAGATCTTCACGCCGGACCAATGCTCCGGGATTAACCGCTTCGTTGCGGTCTTTGCAGTTCCACTCCTCTCTTTCCACTTCATCTCCTCCAATGACCCTTACGCCATGAACTACCACTTCATAGCAGCCGATTCTCTTCAGAAGCTTGTCATCTTGGCTGCGCTTTTTCTATGGAACACCTTCACAAAACACGGTACCTTGGATTGGACCATCACCCTCTTCTCACTCTCCACTCTCCCAAACACACTCGTCATGGGAATCCCTCTCCTCAAGGCCATGTACGGCGACTTCTCCGGCACCCTCATGGTCCAAATCGTTGTCTTGCAGAGCGTTATATGGTACACTCTCATGCTCTTCATGTTCGAATACAGGGGTGCTAAGCTTCTTATCTCCGAGCAGTTCCCGGAGACTGCAGGCTCCATCACCTCTTTCAGGGTTGACTCCGATGTGGTGTCCCTCAACGGCAGGGATCCACTGCAAGCGGATGCAGAGATTGGTGAAGATGGAAAGCTTCATGTTGTGGTGAAGAGATCAGGTGCTTCCTCCATGATATCTTCCTTCAACAAGTCTCATTTAACTTCCATGACTCCTCGAGCTTCCAATCTCACCGGCGTTGAGATCTATTCCGTTCAATCATCCAGGGAACCAACACCCAGAGCTTCCAGTTTCAATCAAACGGACTTCTTCGCCATGTTTAATGCAAGCAAAGCACCCAGTCCCAAACACGGTTACACCAATGGCGACTCCAAAGGAGCAACGCCGAGGACATCGAATTTTGAAGAggagatgatgatgaagatgcaTAATAAGAAAAGAGGAGCGAGAAGCATGAGTGGCGAACTGTTCAACTCTTCTTATCCGCCTCCGAACCCTATGTTTTCAGGATCTACAAGCGGcttaaagaagaaagatggcgGCGGCAGTGGAACTACTCCTCCTAACAACAAGGAGTTGCACATGTTTGTATGGAGTTCAAGCGCTTCCCCAGTCTCTGAGGGGAATCTCAGACAAGCTGTTCATAGTGCTGCATCTACTGATTTTGATAAGGCGGTTACACCAGAGACTCTTGCCTCCAAAG CTGTGCAAGAGTTGATTGAGAACATGAGTCCAGCACGTAGAGAAGCGGAGATTGAGGAAGGAGTTGGGAAGAAGGTGGTGGAGATGGAAGAAGGAGATGCAAAGAAGAAGCAACACATGCCGCCGGCAAGTGTGATGACAAGGCTGATCCTCATCATGGTTTGGAGGAAACTGATTAGAAATCCAAATACTTATTCAAGCCTTTTGGGACTCACATGGTCTCTCATATCATTTAGATTTCACATAGAAATGCCGAGTATTGTAAAAGGATCCATATCTATACTCTCTGATGCAGGTCTTGGAATGGCCATGTTCAGTCTAG GTCTGTTCATGGCATTGCAGCCGAAGATAATTGCATGTGGAAAATCTGTTGCGGCGTTTTCTATGGCAGTTAGGTTCTTGACAGGTCCAGCTGTGATTGCTGCTACCTCCATTGGCATTGGTATTCGAGGAGTTCTACTGCATGTTGCAATTGTTCAG GCTGCACTTCCCCAGGGTATTGTTCCCTTTGTGTTCGCCAAAGAATACAATCTCCACGCGGATATACTCAGCACTGC GGTTATATTTGGAATGCTGGTAGCATTGCCCATAACAATTCTTTACTACGTGCTCCTTGGACTCTAA
- the LOC130984558 gene encoding plant intracellular Ras-group-related LRR protein 6-like, whose product MLYVQQQPMIKKAERSGGGSSSWSRGIEEERLEIVDLSGMSLDSLPNPSLNLAIICKLDLSNNNLQNIPESLTARLVNLVVLDVHSNQLRRLPNSIGCLCKLKVLNVAGNMIQYLPKTIDNCKSLEELNANFNKLIQLPENIGLELRKLKKLSVNSNKLLFLPRSTSNLTSLKLLDARLNCLRSLPEDLENLVSLETLNISQNFHFLRSLPCSVGLIFSLVELDISYNRITSLPPSIACLNKLQKLCVDGNPLMSPPLEVVEQGLYAVKGYLYQKMNSPSSSESPSTKKKSWVGKLVKYKTFNGGETKRRSSHEERDGFVMPDYKPIDTLASPRYMGIFSPRRLFSPRNYFTNS is encoded by the exons ATGTTGTACGTGCAACAGCAGCCGATGATTAAGAAGGCGGAGAGGAGCGGCGGCGGCAGCAGCAGCTGGAGCAGAGGCATAGAAGAAGAGAGGCTTGAGATTGTGGACCTCAGTGGCATGTCTTTGGACTCCCTTCCCAACCCTTCTCTTAACTTGGCCATCATTTGCAAGTTGGACCTCTCTAACAACAATCTCCAG AATATTCCGGAGTCGTTGACAGCAAGATTGGTGAATTTGGTGGTGCTGGATGTGCACTCGAACCAGCTTAGAAGGCTGCCAAACTCCATTGGCTGCCTGTGTAAACTGAAGGTCTTGAATGTGGCTGGAAACATGATCCAATACCTTCCAAAAACCATTGACAATTGCAAATCATTGGAGGAACTAAACGCCAACTTCAACAAACTGATACAGCTTCCAGAAAATATTGGTTTGGAACTCAGAAAGCTGAAGAAGTTATCAGTAAACTCCAATAAACTACTCTTCCTTCCACGCTCCACCTCAAACCTCACCTCTCTCAAGCTCCTGGACGCCCGCCTCAACTGCCTCCGCTCTCTCCCCGAAGACCTCGAAAATCTCGTCAGCCTTGAAACCCTCAACATCAGCCAGAACTTTCACTTCCTCCGTTCTCTCCCTTGCTCCGTCGGTCTTATCTTCTCCCTCGTCGAACTCGACATCAGCTACAACAGAATCACCTCCTTGCCTCCTTCCATTGCCTGTCTCAACAAGCTCCAGAAGCTATGTGTCGATGGTAATCCGCTCATGTCGCCGCCACTAGAAGTGGTGGAACAAGGCTTATATGCCGTGAAGGGATACCTCTATCAGAAGATGAACTCTCCGTCTTCGTCGGAGAGCCCATCAACGAAGAAGAAGTCATGGGTTGGGAAGTTGGTGAAGTACAAAACGTTCAATGGAGGAGAAACAAAGAGGAGGAGCAGCCATGAAGAACGCGACGGTTTCGTAATGCCGGATTATAAGCCCATTGATACTCTTGCTTCACCGCGTTACATGGGAATCTTCTCACCTCGCCGCCTCTTCTCGCCTCGTAATTACTTCACCAACTCATGA
- the LOC130984542 gene encoding probable WRKY transcription factor 11, whose translation MNYGCLAVSQEQVGRTHHEVLTLLPLSLSSPQPKMESQIAIQEAASAGLKSMEHLIRLLSSQSPSSSHYRIDLNNRDCTEITDFTVSKFKQVINLLNRTGHARFRRAPSQLDDDKFNHVQSKVVVPPPPPPPPQGLTLDFAKPVQVNKPSINNNKDTSCSTSLSPPMSTTTSSFMSTITGDGSVSDGKIGPSIIAAGKPPLSSSHRKRCHDATLSSGKATSSSSSQCHCSKRRKSRVKRVVRMAAISSRIADIPGDEYSWRKYGQKPIKGSPYPRGYYKCSSVRGCPARKHVERAQDDPNTLIVTYEGDHRHTQTQPQPVGFSPHHLSSTALTPAT comes from the exons ATGAATTATGGTTGTTTAGCAGTTTCGCAGGAACAAGTGGGGAGGACCCACCACGAAGTATTAA CTCTCCTTCCTCTATCCCTCTCTTCACCACAACCCAAGATGGAGTCACAGATAGCCATACAAGAAGCTGCTTCCGCTGGTTTGAAGAGCATGGAGCATCTCATCCGACTTCTCTCTTCACAATCCCCTTCTTCTTCTCACTACCGCATCGATCTCAATAACCGTGACTGCACAGAAATCACCGACTTCACAGTTTCAAAGTTCAAACAGGTTATTAACTTGTTGAATCGCACCGGTCATGCTCGCTTCCGTCGCGCACCTTCTCAGCTTGACGACGACAAATTCAACCATGTCCAATCAAAAGTCGTAGTgccacctcctcctcctcctcctcctcaggGTTTGACTCTAGATTTTGCTAAGCCCGTTCAGGTCAACAAGCcatcaattaataataataaggatACATCATGTAGCACGTCGCTTTCTCCTCCCATGTccaccaccacctcctcctTCATGTCCACCATCACCGGAGATGGCAGCGTCTCCGACGGTAAGATAGGTCCTTCCATTATCGCCGCTGGGAAGCCTCCCCTCTCCTCATCTCACCGTAAAAGGTGTCACGACGCCACCCTTTCGTCGGGAAAAGCcacatcctcctcctcctcccaGTGTCATTGCTCCAAGAGAAG GAAATCCCGTGTGAAACGAGTGGTTCGAATGGCGGCAATAAGCTCAAGGATTGCAGATATCCCAGGCGACGAATACTCATGGAGAAAATACGGTCAAAAACCTATCAAGGGATCACCCTACCCTCG TGGTTACTACAAGTGCAGTAGCGTGAGAGGGTGTCCAGCCAGGAAGCACGTGGAGAGAGCACAAGACGACCCCAACACGCTCATCGTTACTTACGAGGGTGACCACCGCCACACCCAAACACAACCACAACCCGTTGGATTTTCCCCTCACCATCTTTCATCAACGGCACTCACGCCTGCCACCTGA